In Solirubrobacterales bacterium, one genomic interval encodes:
- a CDS encoding TMEM175 family protein, which produces MQDASEQSRDLPDLERGKDLSRILAFTDGVFAIAITLLVLQIEVPNDLTSNGDFVDALGDLLPDLFAFGISFAVIGIYWIGHHRLMRMVREYDRGLMWLTLLYLAWIVLLPFSSQLIGEYGNDIRLTATFYIVNLALIAVSQALMVRAILRRGLGEPDHERNLALTLKSCYYTAAVFLVTAPIGLFLGGWTPLLWFPLLAADPWQRKQNRAPEPESRG; this is translated from the coding sequence ATGCAGGACGCTAGTGAACAAAGCAGAGACCTGCCGGACCTCGAGCGGGGCAAGGATCTCTCCCGGATCCTCGCCTTCACCGACGGCGTGTTCGCAATCGCGATCACACTGCTGGTGCTGCAGATCGAGGTTCCGAATGACCTGACCAGCAACGGCGACTTTGTAGACGCCCTCGGTGACCTGCTGCCCGACCTGTTCGCCTTCGGGATCAGCTTCGCGGTGATCGGGATCTACTGGATCGGGCATCACCGGCTGATGCGAATGGTGCGGGAGTACGACCGCGGCCTGATGTGGCTGACCCTGCTCTACCTGGCCTGGATCGTGCTGCTGCCCTTCTCCAGCCAACTGATCGGGGAGTACGGCAACGATATCCGGTTGACCGCGACCTTCTACATCGTGAACCTGGCGCTGATCGCGGTCTCGCAGGCCCTGATGGTCCGGGCGATCCTCCGGCGAGGACTCGGGGAACCGGACCATGAGCGGAACCTTGCCCTCACCCTGAAGTCCTGCTACTACACGGCCGCGGTATTCCTGGTCACCGCCCCGATCGGCCTCTTCCTCGGTGGCTGGACACCGCTGCTCTGGTTCCCCCTACTGGCCGCCGATCCCTGGCAACGAAAGCAGAATCGGGCCCCGGAACCAGAGTCCCGGGGCTGA
- a CDS encoding DUF6174 domain-containing protein encodes MKRPLSLVAAVLIFGLLSVGTAFASPPPDFPPETPDPSITDGAATRAFRAARAKWLKAPVLNYRLRVTRSCFCPSPNEVEVTVRRGRVVRTSVRGWSGPRTVAGMFQQVHLAIKAGVPELRVNYHPRFGFVKSVWVDHIKLAADDEIGYGISGFRRLR; translated from the coding sequence GTGAAGAGACCGCTTTCGCTTGTGGCTGCCGTCCTGATCTTCGGATTGCTCTCCGTCGGCACGGCATTTGCCTCGCCGCCACCCGACTTCCCGCCCGAGACACCGGACCCGTCGATCACCGACGGCGCCGCGACCCGGGCGTTCAGGGCGGCCCGGGCGAAGTGGCTGAAGGCTCCGGTCCTGAACTACCGGCTCAGGGTGACCCGATCCTGTTTCTGCCCGTCGCCGAACGAGGTGGAGGTGACGGTCCGGCGGGGCAGGGTGGTCCGGACCTCGGTTCGCGGTTGGTCTGGCCCTAGGACCGTTGCCGGAATGTTCCAGCAGGTTCACCTGGCGATCAAGGCAGGCGTGCCGGAACTCAGGGTGAACTACCACCCCCGGTTCGGCTTCGTGAAGTCAGTCTGGGTGGACCACATCAAGCTGGCCGCTGACGACGAGATCGGCTACGGCATCAGCGGTTTCAGGCGTCTTCGATGA
- a CDS encoding VOC family protein, with translation MQVVRVTDIEETPAMTINTDIRIFPFLWFEKDVEEAARFYVSVFPDSSIDRTTTMQSESPSGPSGSVKVVDFTLRGQRFQAMQAGAHHEFNDAISFYVSCEGQDEIDRYWDGLLEGGGAPQACGWLTDRYGVRWQIVPAVMEELMADPDPERSKRATDAMLKMIKLDIATLEAAARGD, from the coding sequence GTGCAGGTAGTTCGGGTAACCGACATCGAGGAGACCCCGGCCATGACGATCAATACCGACATCAGGATCTTTCCCTTCCTCTGGTTCGAGAAGGATGTGGAGGAAGCGGCGCGGTTCTACGTGTCGGTCTTTCCGGACTCGAGCATCGACCGGACTACGACGATGCAAAGCGAATCGCCGAGCGGGCCTTCCGGGTCGGTGAAGGTGGTTGACTTCACTCTTCGCGGCCAGCGCTTCCAGGCGATGCAGGCTGGAGCGCACCACGAGTTCAACGACGCGATCTCGTTCTACGTCAGTTGCGAGGGCCAGGATGAGATCGATCGCTACTGGGACGGGCTGCTTGAGGGCGGGGGCGCGCCTCAGGCCTGCGGCTGGCTGACGGACCGCTACGGGGTCCGCTGGCAGATCGTCCCGGCGGTGATGGAGGAACTGATGGCCGATCCCGACCCGGAACGGTCCAAAAGGGCCACCGACGCGATGCTGAAAATGATCAAGCTCGACATCGCGACGCTGGAAGCCGCTGCCCGCGGGGACTGA
- a CDS encoding Mov34/MPN/PAD-1 family protein — protein sequence MTIDVEIEDEAQTQIKSLARESIDGRETGGILLGRGPRPDDRVVHVDFAGDPGPTAERRPDFFLRDLEHARRLAAHGWSSSQSVWVGEWHTHPHGDPRPSPTDLATYSELLAAEELQFDVLVAIIVIAGPGDDWNSPSLVPWVFATNQTKDVDHDGSRPPR from the coding sequence ATGACAATCGACGTCGAGATCGAGGACGAGGCCCAAACTCAGATTAAGAGTTTGGCGCGTGAGTCCATTGATGGCCGGGAAACCGGAGGCATCTTATTGGGTCGAGGACCTAGGCCAGACGACCGCGTCGTCCACGTCGATTTCGCCGGTGATCCTGGACCAACGGCCGAACGTCGTCCGGACTTCTTCCTTCGTGACCTTGAACATGCGCGCCGCTTGGCCGCCCACGGATGGAGTAGCTCACAGAGCGTATGGGTAGGGGAGTGGCATACCCATCCTCACGGTGATCCGCGTCCAAGTCCCACCGATCTAGCCACCTATTCAGAATTGCTCGCCGCCGAGGAGCTTCAGTTCGATGTCCTCGTGGCCATCATCGTTATCGCCGGCCCAGGTGACGACTGGAACAGCCCCTCGTTGGTGCCCTGGGTGTTTGCGACCAACCAAACAAAAGACGTGGACCATGACGGCAGCCGACCTCCCAGGTAG
- a CDS encoding response regulator transcription factor — protein sequence MRILVIEDEEKMLRNLERGLSHAGFSVDTAVDGRSGLAMAAVSEYEVIVLDRDLPGVHGDEVCRRLNQTGNEARVIMLTAAATLDDLTEGLNLGADDYLTKPFRFPELTARIRALGRRTGRPSPTVLERSGVTLDPARGLATRGGAELELTHREIMVLEVLLTAEGGVVSADRLLEEVWGADADPFGSSVRVTMSRLRRRLGDPPVIETVVGRGYRI from the coding sequence ATGCGAATCCTTGTGATCGAGGACGAGGAGAAGATGCTCCGGAACCTGGAACGGGGCCTCTCCCACGCCGGTTTCTCGGTTGACACGGCGGTCGACGGCCGCAGCGGCCTCGCCATGGCGGCGGTAAGCGAGTACGAGGTCATCGTGCTCGACCGCGATCTTCCGGGGGTCCACGGAGATGAGGTCTGCCGTCGCCTGAATCAGACCGGGAACGAGGCGAGGGTGATCATGTTGACCGCGGCCGCCACCCTCGACGACCTGACCGAAGGGCTGAACCTCGGCGCCGACGACTACCTGACCAAGCCTTTCCGCTTCCCCGAGCTGACCGCCCGGATCAGGGCGCTGGGTCGCCGTACCGGGCGGCCGTCACCGACCGTGCTGGAACGGTCCGGGGTCACGCTCGATCCGGCCCGCGGCCTGGCCACGCGAGGCGGAGCGGAACTGGAACTGACCCACCGGGAGATCATGGTGCTGGAGGTTCTGCTCACGGCCGAGGGCGGCGTCGTGTCCGCCGACCGGCTGCTGGAGGAGGTCTGGGGGGCGGATGCCGACCCGTTCGGATCCTCGGTCAGGGTGACGATGTCCCGACTTCGGCGCCGGCTTGGCGATCCCCCGGTGATCGAGACCGTGGTCGGCCGCGGGTACCGGATCTGA
- the nucS gene encoding endonuclease NucS: MRLIVARCEARYTGRLETFLPEALRLVMIKSDGSVLIHADTGGYKPQNWMTPPTTIVEQEGLIVVTKRAGATEDRVEIRISEVISDVSHDMGEAAALERDGVEAHLQELLAEQPHWCGPGLSLVAREWATDIGPVDLMLKDEDGAWVAVEIKRVGTIDAVEQITRYLERIRLEPVMAGCRGVLAAQTIKPQAVTLAEGRGIRCVEVDLAVLRGEREPDLTLFGSVS; encoded by the coding sequence GTGCGTCTGATCGTTGCCCGCTGCGAGGCCCGCTACACCGGGCGGCTGGAGACCTTCCTGCCGGAAGCCCTGCGTCTGGTGATGATCAAATCCGACGGGTCGGTGCTGATCCACGCCGACACCGGCGGCTACAAGCCGCAAAACTGGATGACCCCGCCGACCACAATCGTCGAGCAGGAGGGGTTGATCGTGGTGACCAAGCGGGCGGGTGCGACCGAGGACCGGGTCGAGATCAGGATCAGCGAGGTGATCTCGGACGTGAGTCACGACATGGGTGAAGCGGCGGCGCTTGAACGGGACGGGGTGGAGGCCCACCTTCAGGAGCTGCTCGCCGAACAGCCTCACTGGTGCGGACCGGGGCTCAGTCTGGTGGCCCGCGAGTGGGCGACCGACATCGGCCCGGTCGACCTGATGCTGAAGGACGAGGACGGGGCCTGGGTCGCGGTCGAGATCAAGCGGGTAGGGACGATCGATGCGGTCGAGCAGATCACCCGCTACCTGGAGCGGATCCGGCTGGAGCCGGTGATGGCCGGCTGTCGCGGGGTGCTGGCGGCCCAGACGATCAAACCCCAGGCGGTGACCCTGGCCGAGGGACGGGGGATCAGATGCGTCGAGGTTGACCTTGCGGTGCTGCGGGGAGAGCGCGAACCGGATCTCACCCTGTTCGGTTCCGTCTCGTGA
- a CDS encoding HAMP domain-containing histidine kinase — MRNPTIRLRIALACAALVTVTGILVLVGMLYLTQNTIDRNSPQVTLNTRTDSPAVLRAQTFALSVQNQKLVEDTVDEVRTIGIIGLILLASGSLVASWFIAGRMLRPARNLAESVEQISALNLDRRLRSEGPDDELKAISDAFDRMLERLDDAFDRQRRFVADASHELKTPFATMRTQIDVALDNPNLSRDELGAVLQEVREVVDRGGELVDAMLALSRAETVVGRIRVDLAALAGEVITSTPGTGSLDLRLDLREAVVDADPVLLDRLVSNLVRNAVAYNRSGGLLEVKTGPQCGRSVLTVRNDGPRLPEEEMPLLFSRFHRGRAASGDGFGLGLPLTEVIARAHDGTITATARPEGGLTIRAELPLAGPDVQGEPQGPTP, encoded by the coding sequence ATGAGAAACCCGACGATCAGGCTGAGGATCGCGCTTGCCTGCGCTGCTCTGGTCACCGTCACCGGCATCCTCGTGCTGGTCGGAATGCTCTACCTGACCCAGAACACGATCGACCGTAACTCGCCGCAGGTCACCCTGAACACCCGCACCGACAGTCCGGCGGTGCTGCGGGCCCAGACCTTCGCCCTGTCGGTCCAGAACCAGAAGCTGGTCGAGGACACCGTCGACGAGGTCCGCACGATCGGGATCATCGGCCTGATCCTGCTGGCATCGGGATCACTGGTGGCGAGCTGGTTCATCGCGGGCAGGATGCTCCGCCCGGCCAGAAACCTGGCCGAGTCGGTCGAGCAGATCTCGGCGCTGAACCTCGATCGACGCCTTCGCAGCGAGGGTCCGGATGACGAACTGAAGGCGATCTCGGACGCTTTCGACCGGATGCTCGAACGACTCGACGACGCCTTCGATCGTCAGCGCCGTTTCGTCGCCGACGCCTCGCATGAACTCAAGACGCCGTTCGCCACCATGCGGACCCAGATCGACGTGGCCCTCGACAATCCGAATCTCTCCCGGGATGAACTCGGCGCAGTGCTGCAAGAGGTCCGGGAGGTGGTCGACCGGGGCGGAGAGCTGGTCGACGCGATGCTTGCCCTTTCGAGGGCGGAAACGGTGGTCGGGCGCATTCGGGTGGATCTGGCTGCGCTGGCCGGCGAGGTGATCACCTCCACCCCAGGAACCGGTTCGCTCGACCTTCGACTCGACCTGCGGGAGGCAGTGGTCGATGCCGACCCGGTGCTGCTCGATCGGCTGGTCTCGAATCTGGTCCGAAACGCGGTTGCCTACAACCGGTCGGGAGGTCTGCTCGAGGTGAAGACCGGCCCTCAGTGTGGAAGATCGGTCCTGACGGTGCGAAATGACGGTCCGCGGCTACCGGAAGAAGAGATGCCGCTGCTCTTCTCCCGCTTTCATCGCGGCAGGGCGGCTTCAGGGGATGGTTTCGGGCTAGGACTGCCGTTGACCGAGGTGATCGCCCGGGCTCATGACGGGACGATCACGGCGACGGCGCGGCCGGAAGGCGGGCTGACGATCCGGGCGGAGCTGCCGCTTGCCGGCCCGGACGTTCAGGGTGAGCCGCAGGGCCCGACCCCGTAG